The following proteins are encoded in a genomic region of Enterocloster clostridioformis:
- a CDS encoding serine dehydratase subunit alpha family protein: MNYIEYFKQEIVPAFGCTEPIALAYAAAKAKEVLGTNPDRIIARLSGSMIKNANSIKVPGTDGRKGIAISLVTGAFLGDAEKKLRVLENVDKSRLCEADALIEQGIVHTELVPGVSNLYIEVEEHSGDDYAKVVLEDSHTNITLIERNEEILYKQDKNSSKENTINFSFEQIYDFARNTDYSEIRPILDMEIEYNIAIAEEGIQNNWGSNIGKLVLDKRPDDFVEKMVAYASAGSDARMSGCEKPVVINSGSGNQGITVSVPIILYAREHHCEENQLYRALIFANLLGLYMKQGIGKLSAYCGVVSASSASVAGIAFLSGEGEKIIRELLTNSLVVNSGLICDGAKPSCAMKIASSLRNAFLAYQQAKAGKSFQPGDGIVKDDFEETIHTISVIARDGMKKTDEVILHEMVTETC, from the coding sequence ATGAATTACATTGAATATTTTAAACAGGAGATTGTGCCTGCATTTGGTTGTACAGAACCGATTGCACTTGCATACGCAGCCGCTAAGGCAAAGGAAGTACTGGGAACGAATCCTGACAGAATTATAGCAAGATTATCTGGCAGTATGATTAAAAATGCCAACAGCATAAAAGTGCCGGGAACTGACGGACGAAAAGGAATCGCAATCTCACTGGTAACCGGAGCTTTTCTGGGAGATGCGGAGAAGAAGTTACGGGTATTAGAGAATGTCGATAAGAGCAGGCTCTGTGAGGCAGATGCATTGATTGAGCAGGGAATCGTACATACGGAACTGGTTCCAGGTGTTTCGAATCTCTATATTGAGGTTGAAGAACACAGCGGCGACGACTATGCAAAAGTTGTGCTAGAAGATTCTCATACTAATATTACTTTGATTGAAAGAAATGAAGAGATTCTGTATAAGCAGGACAAAAACAGTTCAAAAGAAAACACAATAAACTTTTCATTTGAACAAATCTACGATTTTGCGCGAAATACAGATTACAGTGAAATCCGGCCGATTCTGGATATGGAAATCGAATATAATATCGCTATTGCAGAAGAAGGCATTCAAAATAATTGGGGTTCCAATATTGGAAAACTGGTGTTGGATAAGCGCCCAGATGATTTTGTGGAAAAGATGGTTGCTTATGCTTCGGCCGGTTCGGATGCCAGAATGAGCGGTTGTGAGAAGCCGGTTGTTATCAACTCTGGTTCTGGAAATCAGGGCATTACCGTGTCTGTTCCGATTATCCTTTATGCTAGAGAACACCACTGTGAGGAAAATCAGTTATACCGGGCTCTGATTTTTGCTAATCTGCTTGGCCTGTATATGAAGCAGGGAATCGGAAAATTATCAGCTTATTGTGGGGTTGTGTCTGCATCATCTGCTTCTGTTGCAGGAATCGCATTCCTGAGTGGGGAAGGTGAAAAAATCATCAGGGAATTGCTTACAAATTCGTTGGTAGTGAATTCGGGTCTGATTTGTGATGGCGCAAAACCTTCCTGTGCAATGAAGATTGCGTCCAGCCTGAGGAATGCATTTCTGGCGTATCAGCAGGCCAAAGCCGGTAAGAGTTTCCAACCAGGAGATGGGATTGTCAAAGATGATTTCGAAGAAACTATTCATACCATTTCTGTCATTGCACGGGATGGCATGAAAAAGACGGATGAGGTGATTCTGCATGAAATGGTAACAGAAACCTGTTAG
- the guaA gene encoding glutamine-hydrolyzing GMP synthase, whose product MKQDMIVILDLGSTENTKLARDIREMGVYSEIYPHDITASELKELPNVKGIIINGGPNNVVDGSPIDVRPELYEAGYPVMAAGHNAAACERSIHSWDEADSDQVLRSFVFDTCKAQPNWNMKNFISDQVELIRQQVGDKKVLLALSGGVDSSVVAALLIKAIGKQLTCVHVNHGLMRKGESESVIDVFKNQMDANLVYVDAADRFLGKLAGVADPEQKRKIIGAEFICVFEEEARKLEGIEFLAQGTIYPDIVESGTKTAKVVKSHHNVGGLPEDLNFTLVEPLRQLFKDEVRACGLELGLPHSMVYRQPFPGPGLGVRCLGAITRERLEAVRESDAILREEFANAGLDKTVWQYFTIVPDFKSVGVRDNARCFDYPVIIRAVNTVDAMTASIERIDYDVLQRITDRILKEVKNVNRVCYDLSPKPTATIEWE is encoded by the coding sequence ATGAAACAGGATATGATTGTAATTCTTGACCTGGGAAGCACAGAGAACACAAAACTGGCCAGGGACATCAGGGAGATGGGGGTGTACAGTGAGATTTATCCCCACGATATCACAGCCAGCGAGCTTAAGGAACTTCCCAATGTTAAAGGAATTATCATCAACGGCGGCCCTAATAATGTTGTGGACGGTTCTCCCATTGATGTGCGTCCGGAACTGTATGAAGCAGGATACCCGGTAATGGCGGCAGGCCACAACGCGGCTGCCTGTGAGCGTTCCATACATAGCTGGGATGAAGCTGACAGCGACCAGGTTCTCCGTTCCTTTGTGTTCGATACATGTAAGGCCCAGCCTAACTGGAATATGAAGAACTTCATTTCCGACCAGGTGGAATTAATCCGCCAGCAGGTAGGAGACAAGAAGGTGCTCCTGGCTCTGTCAGGAGGCGTGGACAGCTCAGTGGTAGCGGCCCTGCTCATCAAAGCCATCGGAAAACAGCTGACCTGCGTCCATGTAAACCATGGCCTTATGAGAAAAGGGGAATCCGAGAGCGTTATAGATGTATTCAAGAACCAGATGGATGCAAACCTGGTATATGTGGACGCCGCAGATCGTTTCCTTGGAAAGCTGGCCGGAGTGGCTGACCCGGAACAAAAGCGCAAGATTATCGGCGCTGAATTTATATGCGTGTTTGAGGAGGAGGCCAGAAAGCTGGAAGGAATCGAGTTCCTGGCCCAGGGAACCATTTACCCGGACATCGTGGAGAGCGGAACCAAGACAGCCAAGGTGGTAAAATCCCACCACAATGTGGGAGGACTTCCTGAGGATTTGAACTTCACTCTGGTAGAGCCGCTGCGCCAGCTGTTCAAGGACGAGGTGCGCGCCTGCGGACTGGAGCTGGGCCTGCCTCACAGCATGGTATACCGTCAGCCGTTCCCTGGTCCCGGATTAGGAGTGCGCTGTCTGGGGGCCATAACCAGAGAACGTCTGGAAGCTGTCAGGGAGTCCGACGCTATTCTCCGCGAGGAATTTGCAAACGCCGGCCTGGACAAGACAGTGTGGCAGTATTTTACTATTGTACCGGACTTTAAATCAGTTGGAGTCAGGGATAATGCGCGCTGCTTTGATTATCCTGTCATCATCCGTGCAGTCAATACTGTGGACGCTATGACTGCCTCCATTGAGCGCATTGATTATGATGTGCTGCAGAGGATTACGGACCGTATATTGAAGGAAGTTAAGAATGTGAACAGGGTGTGTTATGACTTGAGTCCGAAGCCTACGGCTACGATTGAGTGGGAATAG
- a CDS encoding cation-translocating P-type ATPase has protein sequence MKEWYQQTKEEILGQFQVTEQGLTSSQAEKILAEKGENVLEEGKRKSTLQVFLEQFCDLLVVILIIAALISMVSGNVESTVVILAVIILNAILGTVQHAKAEKSLDSLKSLSSPNAKVLRDGQKVEIPSSKVVPGDILYLEAGDLVVADGRILENYSLQVNESSLTGESTNVDKSDGTLHSDCALADRANMVYSSGLVTYGRAVVLVTATGMDTEIGKIAALMNATKEKKTPLQVSLDQFGSRLAMAIMVICALVFLLSLYRKMPVLDSLMFAVALAVAAIPEALSSIVTIVQAMGTQKMAKEHAIIKELKAVESLGCVSVICSDKTGTLTQNKMTVQNIYTNGQTITIDQLNLKNQLHRYLLYDAILTNDSSIVDGKGIGDPTEFALVEMGRKATVDENLLRELMPRLEEIPFDSDRKLMSTKYELHDVPTVLTKGALDVLLDRTVKIRMEEGIRDITREDREAILQKNLEFSQEGLRVLAFGYKEVPQDYILSLDNEKDFIFLGLISMMDPPREESKAAVADAKRAGIKPVMITGDHKITATAIAKQIGIYEDGDMAMTGRELDAMPEEELDRKITDISVYARVSPENKIRIVDAWQRRGSITAMTGDGVNDAPALKKADIGVAMGITGTEVSKDAAAMILTDDNFATIIKAVANGRNVYRNIKNAIKFLLSGNMAGILSVLYTSLAALPVPFAPVHLLFINLLTDSLPAIAIGMEPAEKDLLSEAPRNPKTGILTKDFMTTILTQGGIIAVCTMIAFHAGLRTGSAATASTMAFATLTLARLFHGFNCRSKHNIFKLGFSSNWYSLGAFAAGVVLLGIVMFVPFMQNLFSVTPLTQSQIVNVCILAAVPTVLIQLFKIIRDIKHRK, from the coding sequence ATGAAAGAATGGTATCAACAGACAAAAGAAGAGATACTCGGCCAGTTTCAGGTAACGGAACAGGGGCTGACATCTTCCCAGGCAGAGAAAATCCTGGCTGAGAAGGGAGAAAATGTCCTGGAGGAGGGAAAGCGCAAGAGTACCCTGCAGGTGTTTTTAGAGCAGTTCTGTGACCTGCTGGTGGTTATCCTGATTATTGCAGCCCTTATTTCCATGGTGTCAGGCAATGTGGAGAGCACGGTAGTTATCCTTGCTGTCATCATCCTCAACGCTATCCTGGGCACGGTACAGCATGCAAAGGCTGAGAAATCCCTGGACAGCCTCAAATCCCTGTCATCCCCCAACGCCAAGGTGCTGAGGGACGGACAGAAGGTGGAGATTCCATCGTCCAAGGTGGTTCCCGGAGACATCCTGTACCTGGAAGCAGGAGATCTGGTGGTGGCTGACGGAAGAATTCTGGAGAATTATTCCCTTCAGGTCAATGAAAGCTCCCTGACCGGAGAGTCCACTAATGTGGATAAGAGCGACGGCACCCTTCACAGCGACTGCGCCCTGGCTGACCGGGCCAATATGGTGTATTCCAGCGGCCTGGTGACTTACGGACGGGCAGTGGTCCTGGTGACTGCCACGGGCATGGACACAGAGATTGGTAAGATTGCAGCTCTGATGAATGCCACCAAGGAAAAAAAGACGCCCCTTCAGGTCAGCCTGGACCAGTTCGGCAGCCGTCTGGCCATGGCGATCATGGTCATATGTGCTCTGGTGTTTCTGCTGAGCCTGTACCGCAAGATGCCTGTCCTGGATTCCCTGATGTTTGCGGTGGCCCTGGCAGTGGCGGCCATACCTGAGGCGCTCAGCTCCATTGTAACCATCGTACAGGCCATGGGCACCCAGAAAATGGCAAAGGAACATGCCATTATCAAGGAGTTAAAGGCCGTGGAAAGCCTGGGCTGTGTCTCTGTCATCTGTTCGGATAAGACCGGTACCCTGACTCAGAATAAGATGACGGTACAGAACATCTACACCAATGGACAGACCATTACCATAGACCAGCTGAACCTGAAGAACCAGCTTCACCGTTATCTTCTCTATGATGCCATACTTACCAACGATTCCTCTATCGTAGACGGAAAAGGCATCGGAGATCCCACAGAGTTCGCGCTGGTGGAGATGGGAAGAAAGGCGACCGTGGACGAAAACCTGCTCAGAGAGCTGATGCCCCGTCTGGAGGAGATACCCTTTGACTCAGACAGGAAGCTTATGAGTACCAAATACGAACTTCACGATGTGCCCACCGTACTTACCAAGGGAGCCCTGGATGTGCTTTTAGACCGCACCGTGAAAATCCGTATGGAAGAGGGAATCAGGGACATTACCCGGGAGGATAGGGAGGCTATCCTTCAGAAAAATCTGGAGTTTTCCCAGGAGGGATTAAGGGTCCTGGCCTTTGGATACAAGGAAGTTCCCCAAGACTATATCCTGTCCCTTGATAATGAGAAGGACTTCATTTTCCTGGGACTTATATCCATGATGGATCCGCCAAGGGAGGAATCCAAGGCAGCGGTAGCAGACGCCAAGCGGGCCGGAATTAAACCTGTTATGATAACCGGCGATCACAAGATAACCGCCACTGCCATCGCAAAGCAGATTGGCATTTATGAGGACGGCGATATGGCCATGACGGGCCGTGAACTGGACGCCATGCCGGAGGAGGAGCTGGACCGTAAAATTACGGACATATCCGTTTACGCCAGGGTTTCACCTGAGAACAAAATCCGCATCGTGGATGCGTGGCAGCGGCGCGGTTCCATCACGGCCATGACCGGAGACGGAGTCAATGACGCTCCCGCCCTTAAGAAGGCGGACATCGGAGTGGCCATGGGCATCACCGGCACCGAGGTTTCCAAGGATGCGGCAGCCATGATACTGACGGACGATAATTTCGCAACCATCATCAAGGCGGTAGCCAATGGAAGAAATGTATACCGCAATATAAAGAATGCCATCAAGTTCCTGCTGTCAGGCAACATGGCAGGTATTCTTTCGGTATTATACACATCCCTGGCAGCCCTGCCAGTGCCATTTGCGCCGGTACATCTGCTGTTTATCAACCTGCTGACCGATTCACTGCCGGCCATTGCAATCGGCATGGAGCCAGCTGAGAAGGATTTATTGTCAGAAGCGCCCAGAAATCCGAAGACAGGCATCCTGACAAAGGATTTCATGACCACTATCCTGACCCAGGGCGGAATCATAGCTGTCTGTACCATGATTGCCTTCCACGCAGGCCTCAGAACCGGCAGCGCGGCCACGGCCAGCACCATGGCGTTTGCAACCCTGACCCTGGCCCGTCTGTTCCACGGATTCAACTGCCGCAGTAAGCACAACATCTTCAAGCTGGGCTTTTCATCCAACTGGTACAGTCTGGGAGCATTTGCGGCCGGCGTGGTACTGTTAGGCATTGTCATGTTTGTTCCGTTTATGCAGAACCTGTTTTCCGTAACACCACTGACCCAAAGCCAGATAGTGAATGTCTGTATTCTGGCCGCAGTACCCACGGTACTGATACAGCTGTTTAAGATTATAAGAGATATTAAGCATAGGAAATAA
- a CDS encoding AAA family ATPase yields MDKVITVSREFGSGGRELGVKLAEKLDIPFYDKELISMAADDINIAEEAFQNYDEHIVIHDPLDRQYYHAFSDIYKVPMSDQIFVAQSNVIRRLAAHGPCVIVGRCADMILDDSINLFIYSKMRDRIKRMLILEPGSDEKEMERRIREVDRKRKEYYQYYTGNTWGRAQNYHLCLDSGLTGVDGCLRAVLAYLGELSE; encoded by the coding sequence ATGGATAAGGTCATAACAGTAAGCCGCGAATTCGGAAGCGGAGGCCGTGAGCTGGGGGTAAAGCTGGCAGAAAAGCTGGACATCCCATTTTACGACAAGGAGTTAATCTCCATGGCTGCGGACGATATCAATATTGCAGAAGAGGCATTTCAAAACTACGATGAGCATATCGTAATTCACGACCCGTTAGACAGGCAGTATTACCATGCTTTTTCTGACATTTACAAAGTTCCCATGTCGGACCAGATTTTCGTGGCCCAGTCCAACGTCATCCGCAGGCTGGCTGCTCACGGTCCATGTGTAATTGTGGGACGGTGTGCGGACATGATTCTGGATGACAGCATTAACCTGTTCATCTACTCCAAAATGAGGGACCGGATTAAGCGTATGCTTATACTGGAGCCAGGTTCTGATGAGAAGGAGATGGAGCGCCGTATCCGGGAGGTGGACCGGAAACGCAAGGAGTATTACCAGTATTACACCGGCAACACATGGGGCCGGGCCCAGAACTACCACTTATGCCTGGACAGCGGGCTGACAGGGGTGGACGGATGTCTGCGGGCGGTTCTGGCTTATCTGGGAGAATTGTCAGAGTAA